GACGAAGCATGGATGGAATTGACAATTGGGTCACTGCTTTCGTGCAAAGACCCAAGTTCCCCGTTCTATCGGGCTTCGCGCCTCGCTCGATCGATGGGGACAATGGACATTGTTCCTTGCACCCCGGATGTCTGGACCGTAACCGGAAAATCATGAAATTTTTCAGTTTGCTGGTAGAATCTGCGAtaaatcttaacacattgttcatcggtcacgagttaactcgtgtttgcacttgcaatAGGCATTTCAATTTTAGAAATGCagaacaatatagaatattgcaaaagcaaaatatgcaaaattatataaaagatatgtctaaagtttcatttcaattcattatgtataaataaaatatattgaagtatatttagattgtttcactttcatgtttaattacagaataattaccggtgacatgagatagcttctgcgtagAATTGTTAGTCAATAATGTGTTAAGTTTTAAGCTACTGGAACTAGTTTAACATTAACCGAACTGACACTTTTCCCACCGTAATCAGTCAAGCAagtggttacaaaataaagataaagaagttagatgatacattttttttagtgaaaccaaaaacaaaagggaagacaaacattgaaaaactgattaattagacaatatagaaattaatataaagttaaatgaacgcgCGAAAAGAATTATAAGTCCGACCATTTGACTGGTTTCCGGTACGGTTACTGTTAAAACTGGAACTATCTGATAAGTCAAAATGGGCcgttcttgatttcttcttttacaagtACTGGAAAGGTACAGACactttttttaagaaattatcaaagaaactgatttagtaatatttaaactGAAATGTAAGCCGAACGcagtattaataaatgtatgttTGTAGcttttgtacaaaaattttgaaaagtcgatttatatgctcggtagttctaatgttaggGATGAATGCGTATTCTTCTATTTACTTGTGTATcgtagaaattattatacatgtaaGAGAATTGTtggttgaattttatattttaataatgatgAATCTAGTTGTGTAATATTGATTTGTTATGTCAGATttcaatttgtaaaataaaatattgtgtgaAGTAGAAGCTTTATTTTATGGCTGCCTGTTAATCGTTAATTCTACTGAAGTATTTGTAGAATTTGAAGAttaagattatttaattttcgtaaTTTGCGTAAAGTATTTTATAAGAATCTAGATTCCAGATTAGTTATTAGATTCTATATCTATGTTCGATTGTAAACATTCTGTCTAGTAATTTGGCAAATGACaatttatttcctattttttaattatttactttacattAAATGATGTatgtttagatatttttataaagtccGCCTGTGTGTTAAACGcatattttagaaatgaaaataattttactttccaTTTGTGTTTTCCCTAATGTAGCTATAAACTGGTatgttattatttgtattatataccaATCCATAAACATATCTCATAATGTTTCTCATATTAAACAATGttctacaataaaatatatttttcataaaattgttgactttaaaatttgcataataaaaataattaaacatgttCATAAGAatctatatgtatattaaagtaGTATGATAGCAACaacttattaaaaatgttaattatatttaggCCTAAAACGTCGAATATTCCCATTGTAAGTTCAACGGTGCATTTATCacagttaaaatattcattccgAGATACAATactatgaaatgaaaaataaatcaaccACTTACCGGTTCAGTTCGGCCATCTCCCTCTTTTCCCAGTGACTGACCCTCTGTCCAGCCCATCTTCGATAGTAGTTTGAAACCTCTGTTGTCCTTTGTTATAGAcctataaatgaaatgaaatatgatttataaaatcattataatgataaatcttgaaaataaaaagtaggCATGTATGTACATATTGCCAGATCAAAAGGTTAAGTAAATTAGAAACTGTAACTGTAAAAAAGAAtgtcttatttctttttttaattttataactttagTTTTTATGCTTAAATACTATTATGAAAAAAcacataattataaattgctCATGATGATTTCAGAGTGAAAATATTTGGATCTTAATGAACAATTAAAGTACTTACGTATCCATTGAACTTTGTTGTGTTTTAGCATGATGATCCAAGGAACCAATGCATTGCCTTCTACTTTGTGCTCTGTCTTGGTAACCTGATGCCAACTGACTTGCAGTTGCAACATTATCCTTTTCCACGCCAAACTTATATTTTAATCGTCTCAATTCTTGCTTATAAAGTGtcttttttgtagttttattctCTTCCATGCTATTGCACTGTTGAATGAGTCCTGGCTCGCAATGGCCACAAGTTTCGTTGCCATTATGAATGTGACATAATAATTTGGTATTTCCAACTTGTATGATTGAACCATGTGAAACTTCATGAAACTCTGATTCTTGTTTAGCTACAGACAATCttttaccatttaaaaatgtaCCATTTCTTGATCCTAAATCTATgatttgatacatttttttttcttcattgtATAATAATCGAGCATGATGCTACAgtgtaaaatatcaaaattaatttatgcaaaagttattcaaatcaattttaaatagctAATTATCTATATCTATGAATACTTACTTTACTAACATTTATGTCTGGTATAACTACCGAGTGATCGCCTTCTCGACCAATTGAACCACCGGTATATGCGACAAGAAAGAGGCtaccaatttttaatttagacaGATTTGTTTCTCTAACTATGATTCTCATACATGGGGGATATATTTTTGCTAgatctgaaataaaaaatttatatttatataccaataaactaattaatatgattaaatTCTTAGTGTGAAtgacatataatttataaacgcATACttgtattaatataacaataaagtcataaataataaatttcatttcacaataaataaaagtgttaagttatataaaatagtgaaataaataactaaagCGGAAATTATTTTTGCAGTGAGGCCTTGCTAAtgttaagaaagaaattaaaaataaaccttGATCTTCTTCATGGTCACTGTCACTACTAGTACATAATTCTGGTGTAATGTCATTAGAATTGCTGTCGTTATCATTGCTTGAACATTCACCCTCCTCAAGTTCTTTATCATCCAAATGTTCTTCCCTTTTTGCAAGTTTGCGTTTTTTCCCCTCATCCTACAAGAGAGACATGTGTGCATATTAAAAGCATAGGATAATTACCTAGGGCTTGACGTCTGTATTTTTCAATTGCTATGTTTGAAAGGCCATTTATTAACTCATGTATGTCATCTGAAACCTGAAATCAAAAATTTTCTTCTACGAATGatctttctttaataaattttaaatatcaagaAATTAAATCTCAACCTTATTCGCCTTTCTAATCTTCTGCTCCTTCTTGTTTTGAACTTGCACAGCTGGATCATTCACAGACACCTGTGCTTGACTATGAAATTGATAAGTTCTGCTGGCTTCGTCATAATAATAGTACGTTCCTGTATTGCCATCATAATATAAACCTTGTTTCTGAAATACAGttcctatataaaatttaaacattattaacttGATACaatgattatataaatacttactGCGTCATAGTAATATCCACTattataatcataatataaACCTGAAGTTTCCTCATAAACAAAACCAGTTTGCAACAAAGCTGATTCAGCTGCTTCTTTAATTTGATCTGCAATATTGACTGATGTTTTATCATcattaatattgcaattttctttCTCATATTCCAAAGGATTTGTTTGAGTTCCATAGTcaattaatatctttttctcTAGCAACTTTTGATtcttctataatatatatatatatatatatatataaataaaatatataactatgATAAATACATGAAAAGAAAGATGAAATCTAATATTTACCTGTTCATttagtttatttcttaatttaataatttttttattctgtttcttaATATGATCACGCAttcttttaatcaattttaaaacatgAGGAAACTCGGATAACTCCTCCTGAAAGTCATCTTCAAAATCTGACTTTATTTCTCCTTCATCACTTTCACTAAGAGCACTACTTTCTATCATGTTTAAAGTTAAAtactgaaaaaataatataataattacatgaattcacttattctctatatttttcttttctttttaagtatAACAATTCTACTAACTATAATTTCCTGAGATTCCTGAAAttaactgaatttgaaaattaattgtgtAAAAAAACATATATCGCAACGAAACGTATAaacttttatgtttttttttacgtaaacaaaacaattcataaacaaaaataacaagGAACTTATATAAcctctatttaaatataaaaattcaat
Above is a genomic segment from Nomia melanderi isolate GNS246 chromosome 8, iyNomMela1, whole genome shotgun sequence containing:
- the LOC116426432 gene encoding angiogenic factor with G patch and FHA domains 1 isoform X1 encodes the protein MIESSALSESDEGEIKSDFEDDFQEELSEFPHVLKLIKRMRDHIKKQNKKIIKLRNKLNEQKNQKLLEKKILIDYGTQTNPLEYEKENCNINDDKTSVNIADQIKEAAESALLQTGFVYEETSGLYYDYNSGYYYDAKQGLYYDGNTGTYYYYDEASRTYQFHSQAQVSVNDPAVQVQNKKEQKIRKANKDEGKKRKLAKREEHLDDKELEEGECSSNDNDSNSNDITPELCTSSDSDHEEDQDLAKIYPPCMRIIVRETNLSKLKIGSLFLVAYTGGSIGREGDHSVVIPDINVSKHHARLLYNEEKKMYQIIDLGSRNGTFLNGKRLSVAKQESEFHEVSHGSIIQVGNTKLLCHIHNGNETCGHCEPGLIQQCNSMEENKTTKKTLYKQELRRLKYKFGVEKDNVATASQLASGYQDRAQSRRQCIGSLDHHAKTQQSSMDTSITKDNRGFKLLSKMGWTEGQSLGKEGDGRTEPVLMTNNPSKTGLGATSEFPTIELDSTTEKKQAMWRKTQQRYKEITD
- the LOC116426432 gene encoding angiogenic factor with G patch and FHA domains 1 isoform X7, with protein sequence MIESSALSESDEGEIKSDFEDDFQEELSEFPHVLKLIKRMRDHIKKQNKKIIKLRNKLNEQKNQKLLEKKILIDYGTQTNPLEYEKENCNINDDKTSVNIADQIKEAAESALLQTGFVYEETSGLYYDYNSGYYYDAKQGLYYDGNTGTYYYYDEASRTYQFHSQAQVSVNDPAVQVQNKKEQKIRKANKDEGKKRKLAKREEHLDDKELEEGECSSNDNDSNSNDITPELCTSSDSDHEEDQDLAKIYPPCMRIIVRETNLSKLKIGSLFLVAYTGGSIGREGDHSVVIPDINVSKHHARLLYNEEKKMYQIIDLGSRNGTFLNGKRLSVAKQESEFHEVSHGSIIQVGNTKLLCHIHNGNETCGHCEPGLIQQCNSMEENKTTKKTLYKQELRRLKYKFGVEKDNVATASQLASGYQDRAQSRRQCIGSLDHHAKTQQSSMDTSITKDNRGFKLLSKMGWTEGQSLGKEGDGRTEPNIV
- the LOC116426432 gene encoding angiogenic factor with G patch and FHA domains 1 isoform X2 — translated: MIESSALSESDEGEIKSDFEDDFQEELSEFPHVLKLIKRMRDHIKKQNKKIIKLRNKLNEQKNQKLLEKKILIDYGTQTNPLEYEKENCNINDDKTSVNIADQIKEAAESALLQTGFVYEETSGLYYDYNSGYYYDAKQGLYYDGNTGTYYYYDEASRTYQFHSQAQVSVNDPAVQVQNKKEQKIRKANKDEGKKRKLAKREEHLDDKELEEGECSSNDNDSNSNDITPELCTSSDSDHEEDQDLAKIYPPCMRIIVRETNLSKLKIGSLFLVAYTGGSIGREGDHSVVIPDINVSKHHARLLYNEEKKMYQIIDLGSRNGTFLNGKRLSVAKQESEFHEVSHGSIIQVGNTKLLCHIHNGNETCGHCEPGLIQQCNSMEENKTTKKTLYKQELRRLKYKFGVEKDNVATASQLASGYQDRAQSRRQCIGSLDHHAKTQQSSMDTSITKDNRGFKLLSKMGWTEGQSLGKEGDGRTEPGFKTSTLCTPNHSGRWLPATQRYFVETCIYGPSYYLVQFWNHVL
- the LOC116426432 gene encoding angiogenic factor with G patch and FHA domains 1 isoform X5 → MIESSALSESDEGEIKSDFEDDFQEELSEFPHVLKLIKRMRDHIKKQNKKIIKLRNKLNEQKNQKLLEKKILIDYGTQTNPLEYEKENCNINDDKTSVNIADQIKEAAESALLQTGFVYEETSGLYYDYNSGYYYDAKQGLYYDGNTGTYYYYDEASRTYQFHSQAQVSVNDPAVQVQNKKEQKIRKANKDEGKKRKLAKREEHLDDKELEEGECSSNDNDSNSNDITPELCTSSDSDHEEDQDLAKIYPPCMRIIVRETNLSKLKIGSLFLVAYTGGSIGREGDHSVVIPDINVSKHHARLLYNEEKKMYQIIDLGSRNGTFLNGKRLSVAKQESEFHEVSHGSIIQVGNTKLLCHIHNGNETCGHCEPGLIQQCNSMEENKTTKKTLYKQELRRLKYKFGVEKDNVATASQLASGYQDRAQSRRQCIGSLDHHAKTQQSSMDTSITKDNRGFKLLSKMGWTEGQSLGKEGDGRTEPILQHNKLKE
- the LOC116426432 gene encoding angiogenic factor with G patch and FHA domains 1 isoform X6, which translates into the protein MIESSALSESDEGEIKSDFEDDFQEELSEFPHVLKLIKRMRDHIKKQNKKIIKLRNKLNEQKNQKLLEKKILIDYGTQTNPLEYEKENCNINDDKTSVNIADQIKEAAESALLQTGFVYEETSGLYYDYNSGYYYDAKQGLYYDGNTGTYYYYDEASRTYQFHSQAQVSVNDPAVQVQNKKEQKIRKANKDEGKKRKLAKREEHLDDKELEEGECSSNDNDSNSNDITPELCTSSDSDHEEDQDLAKIYPPCMRIIVRETNLSKLKIGSLFLVAYTGGSIGREGDHSVVIPDINVSKHHARLLYNEEKKMYQIIDLGSRNGTFLNGKRLSVAKQESEFHEVSHGSIIQVGNTKLLCHIHNGNETCGHCEPGLIQQCNSMEENKTTKKTLYKQELRRLKYKFGVEKDNVATASQLASGYQDRAQSRRQCIGSLDHHAKTQQSSMDTSITKDNRGFKLLSKMGWTEGQSLGKEGDGRTEPCGSL
- the LOC116426432 gene encoding angiogenic factor with G patch and FHA domains 1 isoform X3 — its product is MIESSALSESDEGEIKSDFEDDFQEELSEFPHVLKLIKRMRDHIKKQNKKIIKLRNKLNEQKNQKLLEKKILIDYGTQTNPLEYEKENCNINDDKTSVNIADQIKEAAESALLQTGFVYEETSGLYYDYNSGYYYDAKQGLYYDGNTGTYYYYDEASRTYQFHSQAQVSVNDPAVQVQNKKEQKIRKANKDEGKKRKLAKREEHLDDKELEEGECSSNDNDSNSNDITPELCTSSDSDHEEDQDLAKIYPPCMRIIVRETNLSKLKIGSLFLVAYTGGSIGREGDHSVVIPDINVSKHHARLLYNEEKKMYQIIDLGSRNGTFLNGKRLSVAKQESEFHEVSHGSIIQVGNTKLLCHIHNGNETCGHCEPGLIQQCNSMEENKTTKKTLYKQELRRLKYKFGVEKDNVATASQLASGYQDRAQSRRQCIGSLDHHAKTQQSSMDTSITKDNRGFKLLSKMGWTEGQSLGKEGDGRTEPLFINTVMHNRSICKYHLTIK
- the LOC116426432 gene encoding angiogenic factor with G patch and FHA domains 1 isoform X4, which produces MIESSALSESDEGEIKSDFEDDFQEELSEFPHVLKLIKRMRDHIKKQNKKIIKLRNKLNEQKNQKLLEKKILIDYGTQTNPLEYEKENCNINDDKTSVNIADQIKEAAESALLQTGFVYEETSGLYYDYNSGYYYDAKQGLYYDGNTGTYYYYDEASRTYQFHSQAQVSVNDPAVQVQNKKEQKIRKANKVSDDIHELINGLSNIAIEKYRRQALDLAKIYPPCMRIIVRETNLSKLKIGSLFLVAYTGGSIGREGDHSVVIPDINVSKHHARLLYNEEKKMYQIIDLGSRNGTFLNGKRLSVAKQESEFHEVSHGSIIQVGNTKLLCHIHNGNETCGHCEPGLIQQCNSMEENKTTKKTLYKQELRRLKYKFGVEKDNVATASQLASGYQDRAQSRRQCIGSLDHHAKTQQSSMDTSITKDNRGFKLLSKMGWTEGQSLGKEGDGRTEPVLMTNNPSKTGLGATSEFPTIELDSTTEKKQAMWRKTQQRYKEITD